The genomic window cttcccatccagctctctgctatggtgtgggaaagcagtagaagatggcccaaggccttgggcccttgcacccatgtgggagacgtgaaagaagctcttgtctcctggcttcagatcagcgcagctctggccattgcagccatctggggagtgaaccagtggatggaagacctttctttctctctgcctttcctctctctgtgtggctctttcaaataaatacataaatcttaaaaaaaaaaaagaaaatgaatattgatgaagaataggatgtgagagggagtgggagatgggatggttgcaggtggaagggagtttatggggggggggggagccattataatccaaaagttgtactttcaaaatttatatttatttatttttttattaaataaaagttaataaaagaaaaaaataaatataaacacatgATAATACAAGTCATTTCTGATCATGCTCTTTTTTCTCGTGATAGCAAACTCTACAtctgaaatttagaaaatatatttaagcgCTCCCTTAGACACTTTGATGATAAATGGCTAAaatgatgttttatatttttatgtgcttTTCATCAAGTAATAAAGTtgaaattttctgaaaaaaaaattcaggtcttccactAGCAGGGCatgaacccaattatttgagccatctccaGAGCTTCCTCAGGGcttgcattagcagcaagctggagtcagagctagAGCCCAGTATCAAACCTAGATATGAGATGCAGTCACCTTAACTGCGAGGCAAACCACTCACctctccacaaatttttgaagtccgCTCATATACAAAGATCCAATGGTCAGGCAAAGAAATTAATACTTTATATAAAAAGGGGACCCATTATTAGAAAACAGCAACACAAGAAGTTTAGGGTTTAGACTCTGTGACTTTAGCTACCCTCCAAACTTGACATCATATAACTATTTTATTAGGTTTTTGAACAGATATGTGACATGAGGAATTAAGATGCTTTATTAATTAGATTACCAGTGATTAATAcctgagacagacacacacacacacacacaaacacacatacacatacacaaatcaaGTTTTGTAATCATCACCAGTCTTCATATTAACCAAAATTGCATGCTCATGTGGTCTAATATTTTTGGGAACATCCGCAGAGGGTCAACCCCCACTCTAAAACATAGCTTTTTGTACGAGAAGTGGGAAAATTTCTGTTTACGTGTAATGTCTTAGAATCAGGAGTCAAACTAAACAGTGGGATTCTCACTTCACCAACAAATTACTTAAGGACTATCAAGTGGAAAGTTCAGCCTTGAAATAAAGTATAGATGATAGAGTCCTGAATTTCCAAGTTAAGAAAATTGAACATcatggaattttttattttaaattaatttagttTAAGCCAATagtatctttttaataaaaacttttttgttaatttaaatggaaaaaattatgaTATGGACTCTAATATGCCAGAATGGTGCTTGAAATTAGCTCACTTGGCTGAGATTACATAAACTAATAATAAGCAGCAGCAAAGTCCAATGCAAATTCTCTTTCCACTATTTCCATATCTAAAAGGTAGCATCAAACTCTATACAGAAATTATGTGTCAACAACAGAGAATTGTCATTGAGAACCTCGTTGAAATCATAAAGTCAAAACTTGACCCTATTCAATGAATGTACAAGGAAATGGTTAAGTCTTGAGGATTTAACTTTAATCATAGAAAAAAGTTCATATCTGCAGGATGCAGTCACAAGCCTCAGAACACTCCATGACATATGAAACGATTCTACACTCACCTTAGATTACTTCTTAGGCTAAATTAAAATTCTCCTCAAGTGGAGATCAGAAATTGGTCAGGGGTTGCCTTATATGGAAGTCATGAGTACACTGAGCAGCTCAGTCATGAATGTAAAAGGAAGACAACAAAACGTTGACTTACTGGGACACATACAGGTGTTCCAGGTGAGGCCCTTTGGGCGTCCAGGACAGGGGAGAGCTGTTGGCTTCCCCTCCTATACAAAGGTAATGACAATGTATCCTAGGCTACCTAAAGTGCTTTTCCTTTCCACTTGATTTAAACTTCTCACTGCTAGGCAGAAATTCCTTCATCAATTCAAACACATCTTGAGTCAGGGCTATCTTGCTGCCTTTGGTTCTCTTCTGCTCCTAGCACTTGAAATTATTAACTTGTACAGTGGAAAATAACAAGAGACATGGGGAAGGAGCTTGTCTATCTTGGTCATCATCCTATACTTAGAGTCTAGCAAAGCAGCTACACATAACAGATGAAATTTGACCTAATAAGTGAAGATTTACTTTTTAGACTCTTAAGCAATTTGCTTGTGCTGTGTAAGTGAATTAATAATCAGGACTTTAATATGCAGAAATTATTTATCTGCAGCATGTTCTCAGTTTTTTAAGGCAGCTTTTTATTAGTACTAAAAACCTGCCATCTTATACAGAAATTAATCAgttcatgcatttcaaatatagaGAGATCACCTAACAGTTGCATGGATTTGGTCTGGGACATTAAAAACAATAGATGCCTTTTTCTCTAATACATAGCTttagttttttcatctgtaaaatagtcAAAGAAATACCTACCTTAATTTTTTCATAAGTTTGTTTTGGGAAAAATACAGATAGCATATGCAAACTACTTTATAGACTAGCCAACATTGTACAGATTAAAATGGTGATTATATTATCATaggtatattttataaataccttagtcattttattaatattatttacatTATACATTCATGCTTAATAATCAATTTAATTATAAATGGAAAAGTACTCTTTCATGGTATTCAGGACTTACATTTATACTGATAAATTATGTCCACCTCTTAAGGAAATCTGCTCCTTTGTTTTTAGTATTTATGTCACCACTCTGAATTAatgtcaagttaaaaaaataatattccattcaaCTGATGtggaaaagtaaacatttttatgcAACAGTTCCCAGTTCCATCCCTTCACTTAACCTATCCTACTGAtgcaggtatttgagaagtgaaccacgAAATGGGAGCACTTTGGCACACTCTTGCACTCACTTactctctcatttaaaaaaaattgtaggaccagtgctatggcatagcctgttaagccacttgtgatgccagcatcacatattggcACAGTTttgatcccaggtgctccacttcttatccagctctttgctaatatgCCTTTGtaaatagcagaagatgacccctgccacctacatcagAGATGTGGATGAGGCTTTCGGCTCTTAGCTTCACCCTGGTTcaatcccagctattgcagccatgtggggagtgaacaaggggagggaagatctctctctgtctctgtcttcaaaataataaacaaatattttaaaaaattacaagagaACTTTGTTAAGGCTTCATATAAAGCAAGATCATGTTATACTTGCATTTCTGTTGTTGGCTTATTCTACTTAATGTGATGACCTCAGTTCCATGCATGTTGCTACTAATGACaggattttatccttttttatggctgagtaggaTTCTATCACATATATGTACCACACTTCCTTTATGCATTCATCAGTATATGGAcacttgtttccatttcttgcctattgtgaatggtgctgctataaacatgggagtacagataataTCTTCattgaagttaaaaatataatggggGGTGCTGCTGGCCCTTtggtgtagaaagttaagcctctgtctgcagtgatggcatcacacatgggtgacagttcaaatcccagacatccatttctttttttctaagatttatttatttatttgaaagtcagagctacagagagagaaggagaggcaaagagaaagagagagaggtcttccatccgttggctcactccccaattggctgcaatggctggacctgtgctgatctgaagctaagagccaggaggttcctccgggtctcccatgggggtgcaggagcccatctGGAGGGAGTCGGAGGACTACATATTTCTCATacttttttgcatttgtttgaatGCCTCCAGACCCTCCCATTGTTATGTCATCAAGAGACCACCTCCAAAGACGGGATAAAGGCTACCAGTTTTTGGTACTTTTTAGACCCTTTCTGAATTCAGAAGGGAGGCTTTATAATAGACACAAAAATGATCCACTTTAATAATCTTTCTTAAGTTCTGTAAATTAAAGTCTGTCACAACTTACCACTCTATTTATGTGTTCTTCATCTTCCAGTGTTTTAAGGCCTACATTTTCTGGCTACATTTTTTTATTCCACTAGCCATCATTTGAGAATTGATAAAAATTCATATAGTATCATTATTGTCATTATCTCTTTGATGAGTTGGGAGGTTGTtcttgatcctttttttttttgtctgtgttgAAGTCATATTACCCTCACTTTTATATCCCTATGGAATGTTTACACTCTCTCATATCTATAGAATATTTATTAGTCCATCATGATCCAAGTGTACATACTTTTTGTGGGGAAAAATTGTTAGAAGCTAATAGCTgatgagaaaaaataatatttttgcatTCCCAAAGGCATGTTGTCATAAATCAAAGGTTGAAGGCATTAAACAAGGATCACATACATATGTAGCCTTTCTgttgaggaggaaggagaggtatCAGAAGTTCAAACGCCATCATCCACATTGTCTTACACATGCTTTTGGAAGAGAAGCAAAAGAATTGCCAATCGTGTAATCCAACCCAAAGAAGAAACCAGCATCTAGAATCTCTGTGGTGACAATATTCCAGTTCTTGTAGGACAATAGCAGGACAGCAGGGTTTAATGGCCAATAATTTAGGCAAATACCTGAGTCAACAGAAGGAAGTAGATTGGCAAAGAGTAACAATGTTTGAGAAAGAGATATGAGTTGATATAGACTCCAAAACAAATAGTAAAGAGGAAAACTGAGTTGGAAACTAATGCTGAATCCAAAAAGCTggaataaaatactaaaagaCTGTGGGAAATCTAGATGTTGTAGCCTAAGGATACCTTGTGCTCAGCTCAGCATTGGCCTTCTAGAGATATAGTCTACAgaaatatgtgcatatataaaattatgttatatatGTGAGTTTCAACTCATTAGAGAATGACACAAAGTAATTTCTTTCCCCAGTCATTGTTTTTATCACTTTGAGTCTGTGGAAATATTTTTGACCTAGAATAcccaccttccttcctcttccagaCTAACTTCTCTGCTAGTCTGTGGTCTCCAGAGCTCAGCAGGGTTCAATTCACCAAGCCAGACACCAGACTGGCACCCAAAACTCTAAAAAGCTCTCTTGAAGCACCTCTTCATTTGGTTTGAATTGGAACAGAGTTTCCATTCTTTCACAGGAACAACAGTCAAATGCATCTCACTGTTCATTGCTCACCATAAAATAGAACATTCATTGAATACTTCTTCTCCTAGACTAAcctttctttatatatatgtgtgtatatgtatatatatatatatatatatatatatatatgagaggaAGGATAAGGGGAGTATGATTTTATATTAATGGAGTTATCATTAGGGAGAAATAGTATTCTAGTAATTATTAGCTTACAGTAAAAAAGGTAGCGACTTAAGTTCTCAATTTAGAGTCTGAGCTTCAGTTCTGAAATTTTAGGTCACTGCACTATTTCTAAGTTAGTAGTATAGTAGGTATTTCTTCAACTTATTGGAAAGTTAAATGACACTGGAACCtgacttttaatatttatcttattATTAATAAGATAATTAGGGGTTATAAAAGATGAACAGTATCATTTTGACAGGATAATTAGTGAGTTGTTACCCTTGCTTCTCAATTTCCATAATTTATGTGTGATTATTTTCCACTATATTTCTACACAGTCCACTGGAAATAGTGATTTCATGTATCACCAGGACTATTTTCCAATGGAATTCATTGTGGTTGTGAGATCTGGATAAGGACAGATTAGAAGCTGAATTTGTACCAAAACTGTAGTTCTCAGTACTTCTAGCTGAGCAGGATTAGTAAAggcaaagaataaaaatatctctTCCAAACCATgatttctcaagaaaaaaaaaagttcctattGATTTAGTTATGAGTCCATCTTAATAGCTGTATACAGAGATCTATACTTCCTGATGTTACCGAATAGGCTTTTGGTTAAGCAGATATTTTACAGCAGTTTTTACATCTCTATTCCTCAAGCTATAGATAATAGGATTCAGCATAGGAGTCATTATCCcataaaatagagaaatgagCTTGTCTGAAGTTTGCAGATTGTCTTCTCCCATCAGGTCTTGAGATTTGGGTTTTGCATACATGAAGAAGATGGTACCATAAAATATAATCACAACAGTCAAATGAGCTGAGCAGGTAGAAAAGGCCTTGCGTCTCCCTGTGGCTGTGTTCATTCTCAAGATGGTATAGAGGATGAACatgtaggagaaaaaaatgaccaaaagtgGAATAACTAGGAAGGCTGTATTTGATATTACCATGGTGATAATATTGAGTGATATATCAGCACAGGCAAGTTTGAGAACAGCTAAGATCTCACATGTGAAATGATTGATAATATTATTCCCACAGAAAGGCAATCGCATGGCAAGTGAGGTTTGCACAACTGAATTGATTCCACCGGAGAGCCATGACACAGAAGCCATCAGTACATAAACCGCCTTGCTCATGAAGATGGGATATCTTAGAGGgttgcagatggccacatagcgatcAAAAGCCATCATGCCAAGGAGGAAACATTCTGTTGACCCCATTGCAAAGCCAAAGAACATCTGCACTGCACAGCCATAAAAGGAAATGgttcttttctttgaaattaaGCTCACCAAAGTTGAGGGAACTGAGGAGGATGTGTAGCAGATATCCAGAAAAGAGAGGTTTcccaggaagaagtacatgggtgtgtgAAGACGGGAATCACAGATGCTTGCTATGATCAGAACACCATTGCCAATTAGAACCTCCAGGTACATAGCTAGAATCACGGCAAAGAAAACCATTTCAAGTTTTGCGTAACCAGAGAGTCCCAGAAGAATGAATTCTTTCACAAATGTTTGGTTTAGTCTATCCATGTTCCAGCTTTCAGGTTGTCAAAGGAAGTCCAAACATAAAATCTTTTCACAGCCAAACAACAAATATAACAGACGTCTTGAATAATCATTACTCTAGGATGAAAGAGTATTTGTTTCAAAGCTCTGCCATTGTGTTATCTGCCACAACATTTGTTTCTGGAATACAATGACCAATATATAGAAAGTTTTATGTCTTGTTTCTAAATTGTGAAGCACCACCTAGGACCAGAAACAATTTCAGAAGCAACCTTTTTTATTACTAAGAACAAGAGAGGTTTtccaggaagaagtacatgggtatGTGAAGATGGTAATCATAGATGCTTGCTATGATCAGAACATCAGAACATCATTGCCAATTAGAATAACTAGGTACATAACTAGGATCAGAGCAAATTAAATTATCTCAATTATTGGGTATccagaaagacccagaagaagaaatTCAGACACTGATGTCTGGTTACTGTCACCCATGTTATCGTCTTTCAAGCTGTTAAAGGAAGAtctaacataaaataaatgtacaGACAAGAATCAAATGCCACAAATTACCTGAACAATCATATTTTTAGAATGTACTAGAAGGAGTACTTACTTGATGACCTGATATCCAGTTATCTTCAATAACATCTTTCCAAAATAGTAGAATACAATGAAATTGGGAATAACAGAAGTACCTATATCCCATTGCCAACATGTGAAGCTCTACATATGATGAGATACACATGTAGAAATAACCTTTCCTGTTGTCGATAATATATTCTTGACTTGAAATTTCCACAAACCCTGCTTAATTGTCCACTTTAAGTCTACTTCTTCATTTCAATTTCCCCAATAATAAAACAGTATAGAGGGCAAAAGACTACACAACAAGTACTGGAATTTTGAATCAGTAATTAATAAACaggaaaacttatcttttaattaattcttccacaaacttttaaaagtcatCTCATATATGCTTTATTgaatataatatatgatataatatatCAAATATAGTCTATGCTTTAATCAAATATAATATCTCAAATATTATCCCCATTCTTTCTATTAGCAAGATGGAGCTTGACAACAGGTAACGAGATAAGTAAATAAGAAAGTGGATTAGAAAATAAGGTCTTTGACACTAAGTTTGGCTCATGGCTTTACTTTTTACATATACATGTGAAGCTCTTGAAAACCTTCAGATTTTGTTTTGGTGTTTAGAGAAAGGCCAGTGAATCTGCATTCCTTATAAACACCTAGCTGATGCTGACATAACTAGTTTTGAAAGCACTTGATTCACAAAACTTTATCCTAAGCTGGCAGACCATCTAAGTGTTTCTGGTTTAAATCAATTCTCTTTTGCCTTATTAAATAAGTTGGTATAACAACCTAAAAAAAGTTCAAGaacataattattatattttagagAAAATCTATATTGACATCATActgttaaatattctttaaaatattgttgaaggacacatattttaaaaacagaataatagTTTAAGAGTATTTCTGATAGTCTAGCTTACACCTAGTCATGTTCAGATCCCAATAAGAATAAATAGAAGAGTAATGTAAAGTGTTGCCATTACAAAGTCTACAATCAGGattatgagaaaatatatattaaaacacATGTCATAGATATAATTACATTTGTGACTTTGGTGaaaatcattgatttttctcaGAAAGAAGACGTATATGAGAAATAAATCATGTAAGGGGGAATTTAGGAAGACTGAAGCTAGATCTAGAATCTAGAAGTATCGATAGGATTAGACATATTTGAAGACAAGATGGTATCTCAAAAGTGAGTCAAGTCAAAATTATCATTAAGCAGATTAGCCGAATACTGTTTTTGAATAGGGGAATTTCAGGGAAGGGTTGATGGCAAGTACATCTGAGAAAGTGTACCAGGCATGGAAGAAAACTCTAAAATGAAGTAGAAAATTTGGAATACCTTTAGATGGGAGGTGGGTCCATaattagaaaacacaaaacatcAAGTACTTAGCTCTGTGCCTTTAGCAACCATCCAAACTCAACAACataatttatgattttatgaGATTTTGGAGCAGGAATATAACTCAAAGAATTAAGATATTTAGATTAGTGGGGTTGTCACTGATTGCTCACTACATGTGAAAACTTTTCTTTGCATAATTGTTACCAAATCTGGCTTTAGTAAAAACCACAAGTTTAGGCCTTATGTGGGTAAACAGTTCTTGAGAATTTCGGCATAGCAACTCTGTGCTGTGACTCATTATTCCATGATGACTGTTGGATAAGTTACCATAGACTAGATATTACTTAGAGTCATAAGTCCAATGAATGAAAGTATTCCCACTAATAATTTAGTTATTAATACATAGTAGAAATAAGTCAACTGTGAATAGAAAGGAAAGCAAGGAAATATACAAAGTAAACCTTAGAGATGAAAAATTTACCTCCCCCCCAAAAGCgtaattttgatttcttcagtctAAGGCCAGAATTTCCCTTttgagacagggaagaagctcctggctcccggcttcgatTGGCTCcactccagcctttgcggccatttggggagtaaaccaatggatggaagacctttctctctgcttctacctctcactgtctgtcactctacctctcaaaaaaataaataaaatattaaaaaaaactttcctttcaaaatgagaaaaaggaaggaagaatctTTGTGCTTTAAGTTCTCTAGGACAAGATCACATGGATTATACAGGACAGTGGAGAAATCCAAAGCCTATTTGCCTCTTTAACAATTACTATCCTGACTGACTGATAGCACTAGAATCTGTATAGAAATTACACTCCAACAATAAGGAATAATCAGTGAGGacgacacacatgcacacacacacacacacacaaactgggaTCACAAAGAATTGATTGTGCTCATTCAACAGTGCTCATAAAAAAAGGGtcaatgggctggcgccgtggctcactaggctaatcctccgcctagcggcgccggcacaccgggttctagtcccagtcggggcgccagattctgtcccggttgcccctcttccaggccagccctctgctgtggccagggagtgcagtggaggatggcccaagtgcttgggccctgcaccccatgggagaccaggaaaagcacctggctcctggctcctggctcctgccatcggatcagcgcggtgcgccagccgcagcgcaccggcc from Oryctolagus cuniculus chromosome 1, mOryCun1.1, whole genome shotgun sequence includes these protein-coding regions:
- the LOC100358573 gene encoding olfactory receptor 13C3, with product MDRLNQTFVKEFILLGLSGYAKLEMVFFAVILAMYLEVLIGNGVLIIASICDSRLHTPMYFFLGNLSFLDICYTSSSVPSTLVSLISKKRTISFYGCAVQMFFGFAMGSTECFLLGMMAFDRYVAICNPLRYPIFMSKAVYVLMASVSWLSGGINSVVQTSLAMRLPFCGNNIINHFTCEILAVLKLACADISLNIITMVISNTAFLVIPLLVIFFSYMFILYTILRMNTATGRRKAFSTCSAHLTVVIIFYGTIFFMYAKPKSQDLMGEDNLQTSDKLISLFYGIMTPMLNPIIYSLRNRDVKTAVKYLLNQKPIR